GAATAGTCGACCGCCTCGCCGATCAGGCTCGCACCGAACACGAGCGTGACCAGATGCAGCTTGCCGAACACCAGCATCGTTGCAGCGAGCGCGCAGACGATGCCAAGCGCGGTCGACACGAAAGCGAGCACCAGAAAGCGCGGCGAACGGAACACCCATAGCATCAGCAACGCGATGCCGCACGCCGATGTCGCGCCGATCAGATGCACCTCGCGCTCGGCCGCGGCCCGCGCCGCCTGCGCATAGAACACGGCGCCGGTGCGGGCCAGCGTCACGTCGGGAAAGTGCGCCTTCAACAGCGTCTCGCCGCGCGAACTCGCGTGCAACACGGCCTGTTCGAGCGGCGCGTCGTAGGCCGAGCCCGGCAGTGTCGCGACGACGAGCACGCTCGTCGCGGCGCCGCGATGCGCAACCAGCAGCCCGTCTTCGATGCCGAGGTTCGACGTCGCGAGCGGCAAGGCGGCGAGCCAATGCTCGAGCCAGCCAAACGGGTCGTCTGCGAGCGGCGTCGCGAACGCGCCGTGCACCGGGTTGTACAGGCGCCGCAGCAACGCGTCGTGCAGCGACATCGAGGCATCGCCGAGTGCGGCGCGGTCCGCGGACGTCAGCAAGCCGAAGCGGTAAGGCAGATAGAGGCCGCTGATCTGCGAGAGGTCGAACGGCGGCAGTTGCGCGGTCACCGTGCGGAACGCGCCGCTCGCCGAGAGCGTCGCCGCGAGCGCTTTGGCCGCCGCTTTCGCGTGGTCGCCGTCGTTGCCGGTCACCACATATACGGTGCGGTCGCCGAGCGCGGCCGCGAGCGTATCGACCGCTTTCTCGGCGACCGGATCGGCTTCGGTCTGCGGCAGCAATTCGAGCAAATTCGTTTGCAAAGGCGACGGGCCCGTGAAACGCCACGCGCAATACAGCACCGCGATCAGCGCGAGCACGAGCCAGACGGCCCGGATGCTCCAGCGCTGCCGCGCAAGCCGTCGCTGCGTGAGTTCCATTACGACGACGCTCCAAAGAGCGCGCGCTCGGCCGGCGTCGGTGCATCGACGGCGCTGCTGCGCGTAAAGTCGAGTTGCGTCACGTCGCCGTTTGCGAGCGTGATGCGCACCTGCTGCAGGTATGCGCCGCCGCTCATCTGCAGGCTTCTGATCGCCTGCGCGAGCTGCGGCTGGTTCGGCTTGAGCAGCATGCGCCATTGCTGCGGCGTGCCGCGTGCGTCGACCTCGAACTGCGCATAAAGCGCCGAGAGATCGCCGCCGAACATCGCGCGCATCATCCGCGACACCTGGGCGACGCCCTGCGCGCCGCCACCCGTGCGCGGCATGCCCGCGGTCTTCACATGCTGACCATTCGCGTTCACTTCGCTGACGCCGGCATCGTCGATCACGTAGGTCGTTTTGTACGGTGTGTCGATATGCCAGATCACGCCGCGCGCGCGGAAAAACAGCAACGAGCCCGTGCTCACGAGCGGCTCGCGCATCGCGGCGAGCGTCTGCGTTTGCGTGAACTGCGCACGCACGCCGTTCATATGGCCGAGTCCGGAAGCAATCGACGCGACAAGCCCCGGATTGCCTGCGCTCGCGGCAGCCGCGCCTGATGCCCCATTTGCTGCCGGCGACGCCGCCACCGCATCCACGCAGCGCAGTAGAAGACCCGCAGCGCCTACCGACAAGGTCAGCGCCGCAACGACCGCCACAGTCCCGGTTGCCAGGGCGCACACGCGCCGAAATCGTTGTGCGTTCAAGCTTTCCATACGCGCTCCAGTTTCTCGAATACGACCGGCGGCGACTCGAACTGCAGTTCCTGCGATGCGGCGTCGACGGCGACCTGAATCGTGTAGCCCTTCGTCAGCCGCGTGCCGGACGCGCGATCGACGATCGTGTAGCCGATCTTCAGACGGTTCCGATACTCGAGCAGCTCGGCGCGCACTTCGAGCTGCTGCCCGTAGGTCGCCGGCCGCACATACTTCAGATGCGCCTCGACGATCGGCCACAGATAGCCGGATGCCTGCATCTCGCGGTAGTCGTAGTCGAACGCGCGCAACAGCGCCGCGCGGCCTATCTCGAAGTACTTCAGATAGTTGCCGTGCCAGCACACGTTCATGGCATCGACGTCGTGAAACGGCACTTCGACGAAACCGCTCGCCGCCAGTACCGGCACACTATTAGCGAGCTCGTGCATCTGCATCGCTGCTCTCCTCGCGAAACACGTCGGCGAACGCATCGACGAGTGCGCCCTGCGCGATCTGCGCGGTCAGCGCACGCAGATCCGATTCGAGCGCGCGGTCTTCGTCGACGAACGGCGATTGCGCGTTGACGCGCTGCGCGAAGCCGGCGAGCGGCGCGGGCACGAAGGTCCCGGCCGCCTCGCGTACGCGCAGCCGCAAGGCCTGCACGGCTGCGAGCGTATGCGCGGCCGCGACCTGCTCGGTCAGTTCGATCACGCGCAGGCAATCGCGCGCGGCAATCGTGCCCATGCTGACCTTGTCCTGATTGTGCGATTCGGTCGACCGCGAAAACACGCTTGCCGGCATCGTCAGCTTCAGCGCCTCGGCAGTCCACGCGGACGACGATATCTGCACGGCCTTGAAGCCGTGATTGATCGGCGCGCGCGCGGACGTCGCGCCGGACAGATTGCGCGGCAAACCATTGTTGAACTTCTCGTCGACGAGCAGCGCAAGCTGGCGGTCCATCAGGTCGGCGAGATTCGCGATCGCCGTCTTCAACGAATCCATCGCGAACGCGATATGGCCGCCGTAGAAGTTGCCGCCATGGAGCACACGCTCGCTGTCGGGATCGACGAGCGGATTGTCGTTTGCGCTGTTCAGTTCGTTCTCGACGTCGCGCCGCACCCAGGACAGCGCGTCGCGCGCCACGCCGATCACATGCGGCGCGCAGCGGATCGAGTAGCGGTCCTGCAGACGGTGGCCCGGCGTATCGTCGCGGCCCGCGAGGTCGGCACGAATCCACGCCGCCGCTTCGGCCTGCCCCGCATGCGGCTTCGCGTCGAAAATCAGCGCGTCGAAATGCGCGGCGCGGCCGTCGAGCGCGACCGTCGACAGCGCGGTCAGGCGCGTCGCAATACGCGTCAGATGATCGGCGCGCGCGAACGCGAGGCACGCGAGGCCTGTCATCACCGCCGTGCCGTTCATCAGCGCGAGCCCTTCCTTCGGCGCGAGGGCGAGCGGCGCGCGGTCGAGCTCGGCCCACACGCCGCGCGCCTCGCGCAGCGCGCCGTGGAACATGACCTCGCGTTCGCCGACGAGCGCGGCCGCGACATACGACAGCGGCGTCAGGTCGCCGCTCGCGCCGACCGAGCCCTCCGACGGAATGCGCGGCAGGATCCGGTGGTTGATCAGATCGGCGAGGCGCTCGAGCAGAACCGGCCGCACACCCGACAGGCCGTACGCGAGCGAATTGAGGCGCGCCGCGATCACCGCGAGCGTTTGCGCGTCGTCGAGATACGCGCCCATGCCGCAGCCGTGATAGCGCGTCAGTTGCAGCGGCAACGCGGCGACGAGATCCATCGGCACGTCGACGACACAGGCTTCGCCGTAACCGGTATTGACGCCGTAGACGGTCGCCCCTGCCGCCAGATGGCGGCGCAGGAATTCGGCGCCGCGTTCGATACGCGCGCGCCACGCCGGGTCCGCGCTCAACGCAACCGGCACGCGCCGCTGCGCGATCGCCACGACGTCTTCGATCGCGATGCGCCGGCCGCCGATCACAACCGGCTGTTGCGCGGCGCCCTCGTTGATGGTTGCGTGCGCATCGATTGTGCGCGCGTCGCCGCTCAGGTCATGCTCGGCCATTTGCTCCCCCATTGCTTCGCGTCGACGCGCGCACGAAGCGATCCTGTGCGGGCTGCGTCTTCACCGGACGCGCCCAGAAATCGTAGAAGTTGAACCACTGGTACGGCGCCTTGCGGCAGTAGTATTCGAGCCGCGCGGCATAGCGTTGCGCCCATGCGGCCAGATGCGCGAGCCGCTCGCCGCGCGGCAGTTCGATGCGTTCGGCGAACGGCTCGAAGTAGACGCGGTAACCCGCGCGTGCTTCTTTCAGGCAGAAGAACAGGTAGACCGGGCAGCCGAGCGCATGCGCGAGCACATACGGCCCTTGCGCGAACGGCGCGGTCGCGCCGAGGAACTGTGCGTCGATCGTGCGCCCCGATTCGCTCGCCGGCACGCGGTCGCCGACGATCACGAGCAGTTCGCCGGCATCGATGCGCTCCTGCATCATCATCGACGTCTGCGGCCCGAAGTCGCTGACTTCGACGAGACGCTGCGCGAACTGGCGGTTCGCGCCGGCCAGCACGTGGTTGAAGCGCCGCGCATGCTCGGTATAGACAATCGCGGTGATCTTCACGTAAGCGCCGCGTATCGCCAGCGCGCGCATCATTTCGAGGTTGCCGAGATGCGCGCCGATCACGAGCGCGCCGCGGCCGCTCGCGGCAAGCGCTTCAAATGCCGAAGGGTCGTCGAACGCAATTGCGTCGACGTTGACACGGCCAGACCATGCGGCAAGTTTATGCAGGCCCGCCAGCGCGAAAGCGTGCATTTGGCGGTAAGCGCTGAGCCAGCCGGGGCGCGGTATCCGCACTGTCCGAATGCGCTCGCGCTCACGCGTTGCCTCGCCGGCTTTGTCGGTATGCGTTGCATCGTCCGCGTCGCTTTGCGCCGCATTCGCAAGGCGCGCGAAGTAGACGCGCGATGCATTGCGCGCGGCGCGGCCGGTCAGCAGGAAGTACGCGACGATCGGGTGCAGCCACCAGCCCGTCACGCGCAACCCGAACAGCCGGCAACTGAGCGCGAGGGTCTGCATGCCGAGCCGGCTGCCGCGTTCCGCGATGCGCGACCAGTGATGCGGGTTCGCGGGCGGTGGCGAGGAGGCGGCGGCGTTCGCGGCCCCGTTTGGCGCTTCACCCTGCACGATCGGCGTGCCGGCTTCGCGCGGCATCAGCTTGTGCGCGAGCAGCATCGGCAGACGCCACAACATCCCGCATACGAGGCGCGTGTGGCTGCGCGAGATACGCACGTTGTCCCAGAACACGTCGAAATGCGACACACCGTCGTGCGCGTAGGTGACGCGCGTCGCAAGCGTGCGGAACGCGAGTCGCCGCCAATACAACCGCACGAGAATCTCGATGTCGAAGTCCATGCGTTCCGGCAACGCCACATCGTCGATGAGCGCGCACGCGGCCGCGAGCGGATAGAGCCGGAAGCCGCACATCGAATCCCCGATCGTCAGCGACAGCGTTTCGATCCACACCCACACATGCGTCAGATAGCGGCCATACAACCGCGCCTTCGGCACACTCGCATCGTAGACCGGCCGGCCGATCACGACGGCCGCCGGTGCAGCGCGCGCGGCTTCGATAAAGCGCGGCACGTCGGCTGCATCGTGCTGCCCGTCCGCGTCGATCTGCAACGCGTGCGTGTAGCCGGCGGCACGCGCGGCGCGCAAACCGTCCATCACGGCCGCGCCCTTGCCGCCGTTCTTCGGCCGGCGCAGCAGCGTCAGTTGCGGCGCATACCGATCATGCAGCGCGCCGAGCACCTCGCGCGTCGCGGCGTCGCTGCCGTCGTCGACGAGAAAAATCGGCAGCCCGTGCACCGCGAGCTTCGCGAGTGTCGCGCCGATCGCCTCCTTGTGGTTGTAGATCGGCACCACGATGCAGGCGGCGAAGGTCACGCGACCTCCCGATAGACGATCACGCCCGACGCGCAATCGCGATCGCCGAGCCGGTACGCGAACTGCACGCGGCGCCGCGGCGCGTCGTGCGAGAGCGTCAGCGCGAGCAGCGCGCCGGGCCGCACGGGCGCCATGAATTTGAGCCGGTCGACCGATGCAAGCCCCTGAATGCCGGGCACCTGTTCGGACGCGAGGCGGATTGCCCAGTCGATCTGCACGACGCCCGGCAAAATCGGCACGCCGGGAAAGTGGCCGTCGAAATGGATCAGCGACGGCGGGACACGCAGTTCGTAATGCAGATCATTACCGTCGCGTGCTTCCGCGAGCACTTCGACGCCTTCGGCGCGTGGCGCGAACGCCTGTGCGAGCGCCGCGGCCGGCAGTTTGCCGCGCGCGTCGTGGGGCAGCGCGATCCTGAAGCGCCAGCGGCGCGGCAACACGACCGCGTCGAAATACGTTGCGAGATGACGATGCAGCGTTCTGGCGAGCGCGATGCGCCCGCTCGCGCACAGCATCGCACTGCCCGCGTCGGTTAATGCCACCACGGCGCCGATGCGGTCGCGCGACGCGCCCGCGAGCGGCACCGCCGCGGCCTGCGCCACATACGGGTGCAGCGTGAGGCGCGCTTCGAGTTCTGGCAACGACACACGCTTGCCGTCGAGCTT
The nucleotide sequence above comes from Paraburkholderia sp. SOS3. Encoded proteins:
- a CDS encoding HAL/PAL/TAL family ammonia-lyase; translation: MAEHDLSGDARTIDAHATINEGAAQQPVVIGGRRIAIEDVVAIAQRRVPVALSADPAWRARIERGAEFLRRHLAAGATVYGVNTGYGEACVVDVPMDLVAALPLQLTRYHGCGMGAYLDDAQTLAVIAARLNSLAYGLSGVRPVLLERLADLINHRILPRIPSEGSVGASGDLTPLSYVAAALVGEREVMFHGALREARGVWAELDRAPLALAPKEGLALMNGTAVMTGLACLAFARADHLTRIATRLTALSTVALDGRAAHFDALIFDAKPHAGQAEAAAWIRADLAGRDDTPGHRLQDRYSIRCAPHVIGVARDALSWVRRDVENELNSANDNPLVDPDSERVLHGGNFYGGHIAFAMDSLKTAIANLADLMDRQLALLVDEKFNNGLPRNLSGATSARAPINHGFKAVQISSSAWTAEALKLTMPASVFSRSTESHNQDKVSMGTIAARDCLRVIELTEQVAAAHTLAAVQALRLRVREAAGTFVPAPLAGFAQRVNAQSPFVDEDRALESDLRALTAQIAQGALVDAFADVFREESSDADARAR
- a CDS encoding acyl-CoA thioesterase, giving the protein MQMHELANSVPVLAASGFVEVPFHDVDAMNVCWHGNYLKYFEIGRAALLRAFDYDYREMQASGYLWPIVEAHLKYVRPATYGQQLEVRAELLEYRNRLKIGYTIVDRASGTRLTKGYTIQVAVDAASQELQFESPPVVFEKLERVWKA
- a CDS encoding glycosyltransferase family 2 protein yields the protein MTFAACIVVPIYNHKEAIGATLAKLAVHGLPIFLVDDGSDAATREVLGALHDRYAPQLTLLRRPKNGGKGAAVMDGLRAARAAGYTHALQIDADGQHDAADVPRFIEAARAAPAAVVIGRPVYDASVPKARLYGRYLTHVWVWIETLSLTIGDSMCGFRLYPLAAACALIDDVALPERMDFDIEILVRLYWRRLAFRTLATRVTYAHDGVSHFDVFWDNVRISRSHTRLVCGMLWRLPMLLAHKLMPREAGTPIVQGEAPNGAANAAASSPPPANPHHWSRIAERGSRLGMQTLALSCRLFGLRVTGWWLHPIVAYFLLTGRAARNASRVYFARLANAAQSDADDATHTDKAGEATRERERIRTVRIPRPGWLSAYRQMHAFALAGLHKLAAWSGRVNVDAIAFDDPSAFEALAASGRGALVIGAHLGNLEMMRALAIRGAYVKITAIVYTEHARRFNHVLAGANRQFAQRLVEVSDFGPQTSMMMQERIDAGELLVIVGDRVPASESGRTIDAQFLGATAPFAQGPYVLAHALGCPVYLFFCLKEARAGYRVYFEPFAERIELPRGERLAHLAAWAQRYAARLEYYCRKAPYQWFNFYDFWARPVKTQPAQDRFVRASTRSNGGANGRA
- a CDS encoding outer membrane lipoprotein carrier protein LolA, which gives rise to MESLNAQRFRRVCALATGTVAVVAALTLSVGAAGLLLRCVDAVAASPAANGASGAAAASAGNPGLVASIASGLGHMNGVRAQFTQTQTLAAMREPLVSTGSLLFFRARGVIWHIDTPYKTTYVIDDAGVSEVNANGQHVKTAGMPRTGGGAQGVAQVSRMMRAMFGGDLSALYAQFEVDARGTPQQWRMLLKPNQPQLAQAIRSLQMSGGAYLQQVRITLANGDVTQLDFTRSSAVDAPTPAERALFGASS